ATAGAAGACATGGCTCCAGAGCTCACATTAGAATGACTGAGTGGTTTCCCGGGGAGGGTCCCGCAGCTTCAGACAGCATGGACCCTCGGAAAGCCAGCCTTATCCGGAAGATTTCTGTCTTCCTGCCTTGTGGCCCGTGACTTCATAGGGCCCAGTCTCTAATGAAAGCATATAAACTCCATGGACCTGTCCTTTTCAATATGGCTCCCCACAGTGACCCTGGAAGATCACAGCAGCAtctattagaaatgcagattcctgggtgcAGTATGCTGGATAGTAGCCCCCAAAAAGATGCAAGTCCTAAATCCTTGGAACCTGTTCCGTTATAAGGAAAAGggtttttgcagatgtgattaagaatcTGGACAGAGAGATTATCTGGATTGTTTGAATGGGCCCTAAATCTACTCGAAGGTGTCAATATAAGGAGACAAAGGGAGATTTGATACacacagaggaggaagaggaggcagcgTGACCACAGAGGCTGatattggagtgatgcagccataGTCAAGAAGTGCTGGCGgcccccagaagctggaagagacatGGAACggattctcctctagagcctccagagggagcacagccctgctgacacctggatttcagctcagtgaaactgatttcagactcctggcttccagaactacgagataataaatttcctttgccttaagccaccaagtttctatttttattgtttctcagagacggggtctcgttctattgcccagattggagtacagtggtgtgatctcagctcactgcagcttcgacctcctggcctcaagcaatcctcccatctcatacCACCTCCCCGCCACACCgccccaggtagctgagactacaggtgcctgtcaccatgactggccaacttttttttttgtagagacagtgttttgccatgttgcccaggctggtcttgagctcctgagctcagacaatctgtccaccttggcctcccaaagtgctgggattacaggcatcagccaccgtgcctggcctgcataGTAGGTACTTAAGAAATACTTGTCACATGGGTTGGTGGAAAAATGGAGACGTGAATGCCTCTCCAACAGAATATTAGGAGAAAAGAGACCTAGACTGCATCTTGGCCTAACTTCCCATTTCACGGATGAGGATCCTGAGGCTTAGGAGGAGAAGCATCTTTTGCAAGACTACACAGAAAGTGGTGGAAACCAGGACCTTGAACCACACCCTCCACTCTTCTCTCTGCATACCTGTCCCCCTAGCTCCACTCTTACCTGCTTGCATACAGCATGTTCCTAGGAGAGACAGCACAAGGCCACTGTTACAGATGGcgtccccactccccactccctcttACCCGCATGTAAAATTCTCTGCCCTCATTCCCAGATTTGATCTGGAAAATGTAATAGGCCCCAGGGTAGCGGGTCGTGGCTTGCATTTGGAAGATGTCAGCGGGAACGGAGCGTCCTGACACCACGTCCATGTCCCGGTACAAGATGGTAAAGGGCTGGTCTCTGCAGCCAGGGTTCTCAGCAGGACACATACAGCGGCTGTGGAAACGGAAATCATGTGAGAACTCAAGAAATCCATTCCAGGTGCTGGCTGTGCCTACTTCCTCTCTTAAAACACTGAAAATGAGGCCACCCCATTTTTAGCATCCAAATGCCATAACTGTAGAATGTCTCTGCTCCTGGCTTGAGTCTAAAAACTCTCCAGCATGTAGGCGAGCTCTGTTTCCTAGAGAATGGACTTTTCTCACCAACCAGACGTTCTGGCTACTAAATAGAATATAAACAGATCTCTGGTTTTCAGAACAttagaacattctccaagatactTTACATTTGCCATGTAGGCCAAatatgccactccagcctgggcggcagagcaagaccctgtctcaaaaaacaaaacaaaaaaaaaacaaaaaaaaaaaaaaggaagaaagaaagaaatttttaaagtaagaaattGGATTATCAGGTCTTGGGGATCCTTGTACATTCTCTATTGCACTCAGCCCAGTCtgcatggaatgtaattgaatcgaATATAATCAAATCTTGTCATTTGATAATTGATAAACAAGAGTTAGAACTATGTACAAGATGTGACATTGGACATTTTGGAAATTCAATGACTAATAAGATCCTGACCTCAGATAGTTTACTTTCTAATAGGAGAAATAAATCACAGACACAAATATCTCTAATACAACGCAACTATTAACAGAGTGCCCTAATATAAAATCACTGACTTTTACTACCAAAGAATGCCTGTTATAGATACCCCTTGATTCACCCCTAACACCCCCTTCCTCTGTCTCTGACCCTGCCCTGAGACTCCACCTAGGGGCCAGGGTTCATAATAGGATGAAGATGTCTGTTGAGACGTGCGGTGGTGGCCAACGCTAGGAGTCAACCTTGCTGTGTTTCTGCCGCTCTCTAACTTCCCATCTATCCACAAAACCTGTTGGTTCTACTTCCAAGAGAGTCTACATCCAACCATCTCCAGGGCCTTCAAGGCACTCTTGCCTTCTagcctttgcatatgctgttccttCTGATCTTCCACTCTCTATTTAGTTAAGGTCAACTCATTTTCCCATTCCAGGCCAAATGTCATTTTTCAGAGAGGCCTTTGGACCCCTCCGTCTAAACCATCCAGCCTActcttcctttttataaatttCCATTCATTCTGAGCAGAgtatggtgtctcatgcctataatcccagcactttgaaaggctgaggcaggaggatgacttgaatccaggagttcaagacctctggctttaccaaatatatatatatatatatgccaggaGCACTGGCACAcacccatagtcctagctacttaaaaggctgaggcaggacgattatttgagcccaaaaggttgaggcttcaatgagctgtgattgcaccactgcactccagcctgggtggcagagcaagtttcatttttttaaggctACATCAAAGTAGCCAAGTCAAAATGTCTCTAGTGCCAAAATGGCCACAATAAAGTATCATGTGTGGCATAGAAAATCATTATTTCCTAAAAGAAGTTTGGAGGAGGGAGTGATGGCTACTAGCTGAAGAGGACCACAAACAGAGGAGAGGTGGCATCTGAGCTGAAACCTGAAAGATGGGGCAGGTCTGGCTATGCGGAGATGAAAGGAATGCCTTCCATATGGCCGGAAGTATGTGCACACAAGCAGGGAGGCTGGCCATTCCTGGGCATGGGCAAAGACGTGAGCAAGTCCTGTTCAGACTGGCAGGAGCACAGGACACCTGAACTGGACAAGGAGCTGGAAGGGGCTGCCGGAGTCTGATTGGACTGGAGCCTGGAGCGAGGGAGTCACGGAGCATTGTCAGTGTCATGCCAGAGATTCCACCAGTAACTCCAGCTCAGTGCTGCGAGCTGAAATGGTTCAGCTCCCCAGCCACAGACAGGGGTGGCCTGGAAAAATCCAGAGAGAACCAGGAATAGAAGCTGGGAACAGCAGCCTGGAGCTCTGCTCTGCCACAAACAGGCCTTACTTCGGGAGTCAAAGAGCCCTGTTCTAAAGGGTTGCTTAGTAGCACAGCTCTTAGCAACAGGTGAAGATGTCTCTAAAGGACCCGCCTGTCCCGGCATTATCCTCTCTTTTGCCAATTTGTTATCAAAGTGGGAACCACTGGTAAGCCATGAATTCCTCTCTTAGAGGCTGTATTCTGAGAGGCAGGATGGGTGTGTCTGATTCATCCTTTTATCTCCCATGCAGGGGTTTGGTGTTGCTCAAAGGAAGTCAATGTGTGAACATTTGGAAgataggaggccaaggaggaactGAGATGGTTTAAAAAAGggataaaagagaaggaaaaggaactcCTACTATGCCAGGAACAGATAGCCACTGTCCTACTGCATTCACCTTTTGGAAGTTGTCTTCACTTTAATTCTCTCCTCAACTCTAATATTTGCCATCTGGTGATTTAGTAAAATGTTGACTAAGATGACGTCAGAAACTTGATTAGCGCCAACGAGAGAACTCTCCAGCACCTCAATACTCAACTCTCCAGCACCTCAATATTCATGGAGCAGTCCAGGGAGATTGGAAGCATTCATTTCACCTGGGAGTTTGCCAGAAAGGCAAAATCTTGGGCCCCACCCCAAACTCACTGAATCACACTCTAACGAGATCACCAGGTGAGTCCTATGAGTGTTACATTTAGGAGCCAACCTCTGAAAGACCCCGTGTATCCAGAACAAAGTCTTTAGAGGGAAGAGGAGATTCTAGAACCCTGACTCAACTATCGGCTTGGTTAGCTTTCTAGAGAATCTTTGCATAGCTCTGGCATGAGTAGGGGAGTGACAGAGaactctgtgtgagtgtgtgtgtgtgtgtgtgtgtgtgttttgagacagagtctcactctgtcacccagactggactgcagtggcacaatctcagctcattgtaacctcctcctcccaggttcaagcgattctcatgcctcagcctcctgagtagctgggactacaggctggtgccaccacgcccagctaatttttttgtattctctactgagatggggtttcaccatgttggccaggctgctctcgaactcttgagctcaggcaatccacccacctcagcctcccaaagtgctgtgattacaggcatgagtcactgcgcccagccttgtatGTGTTTCTTACTGTGTGTTGTGgccaaacattttgaaaaatagttcTTTCTTGTATGTAGGGATGTGTTTCAGATCCTataacttgtaatggaatgttttgCAAACTTTTTGACAACCTACAGTAACACACTTTGCACGGCAAACCAGTAGCACACAAAACTAAAAGATAAGTTTCAAAAAACAATATTGACTCTTGGTATGTGCAATGtactctgatattttctattccagTCTGTTCTATCTATTCTACTCTGTTctattctacacacacacacacacacacacacacacacgagcacaTGACGTAGGTAGTAGGCCAGGTCCCCTGACTTCCTGGCTGGTGCACTCTCTTTCACACCACACTGCCAACCTCCTGAGCCAGGCCCTCATCAGGTTTCTATTCCCCAGGGTGACGCCATGACTTACTTATCACTGATCCTCAGATAAGGCTCCTCACAGCGGATGGGGTCAATGCATTTGAAGCCCCCTTGTAAATTGTAGCAAGTCTGCTGCAGGTTGCACGTGTGGTTCCTGTGCTCACATTCATTGATGTCTGAAATGCAGGGTAGACAAGAAGCAGAGGCAGGGCATTGCTGGCCAGGCCAGAtgtgtgggggtggggtaggCTGGATCTTACTACAGAGCTGTACTATCCAATATGGCAGCCACAGGCCATATGTGGCTACTGAATACTTGGAATGTGGCTgatccaaattgagatgtgctgtaagtggaaaatacacaccagattttgaTGACTTAGTACCAAAAAATAatgtgagccaggcacagtggctcacgtctgtaatcccagtacattgggaggctgaggcaggaggatcacttgaagccaggagttcaagaccagcctgggcaacaaagcaaggccttgtctcttaattttatatatatatatattttttaatttaaaaaaagaatgtaaaacatctcatcaataatttttatattggatacatgctgaaataatattttggatatactgcattaaagaaaacatagtagtaaaaacaggagttcaagaccagcctggccaacatggtaaaacacaaaaatacaaaaatacaaaaattagcctggcatggtggcatgcgcctgtactaaaaatacaaaatgtaaaaattagcccggcatggtggcatgtgcctgtagtcccagctacttgggaggctgaggcaggagaatcccttgaacccaggaggcagaggctgcagtaagccaagatcacaccactgcactccagcctgggcaacagagtgagactctgtctcaaaaaaaaaaaaaaaaaagaaagaaagaaagaaaagaaaatatagtagtAACAGtaattttacccattttttttcctcttttaatgtGGCTAATAGAAAACGTAAAATTACAtagatggctcacatctgtagctCACATGATATTTCTATTGTCTGACACTACTACGGAGAATTCCTGCTTGGCAATGGGATAAGGCAGCTTCAAGGAGGCTGAGAATGGGTCAGTCGCTTCTGCAATGACCCCCCAGTCGGTGGAGCATGGGGCTGGAAGCCAGGCTAAGCAGGCAAACAGGAGAAGACCCCCCCCTCCTTTTACAGTCTGGGGTCCCAGCTCTTCCAGGAATAGAGCAGTCAGGTGCATGAGGTCTCCCTGGCAACCATGCTCTAGGAGATCACTTGGAGAAAGGCTAACCAAACTGCCCTCCAGACCACGTAAGAAAGCCCGGGCTCTGGCCAGGCCATAAAAGTCCTGCTTAGCTCTGGAGCAGTTCTCAGAGGAGCCTCAGATCTGCCCGGGGAAGCAGAAAGCCATGCTTACAGGCTGCCGTCTGCATCTGCAGAGTTCGTTACAGAAGTTTAAGTGGCCAATATCCTGGCCAAAGGATGGGTTACAGGGAGGGAAGACACCAGGCCCGGCATCCTGCCCGGAGCTGCCACTATGAGAGCCACCAGCACCCACtcacacccccacccctgccaccttCCCAAAGCTGCACATGATTCCCCAGGTGAGGACATCCAGATGACCCCCTGAAGCAGCTCCACCTCCCACATATACCCCAGCCAGGCCCCTCCGGACAGCCTTACCTTGGCAGCTTCGGTTGTCATCCAGCAGGATGTAGCCTGGAGGGCAGGAGCAGAAGTACGTGCCGGGCTGGTTCACACACTCATGTTGGCAGAGGAACTCAGAGAAGCTGCACTCGTCCATATCTGGGGTGACAAGTCACACCTGCTGTTTGTATTCCCAGTCTACATGGGGATGGGAGCTTAGCCGCCATCTACTCCAACTCTCACACTGTCTTGATACATACAATGGCTTTACTGCCAAGAAGCTGTCAATTCACTTCTCCAGCACTTCTAGCAATGGAGAGCTCACTACCTACTGAGGATACCCATTGATACTTGGACAGCTCTAATTGTCAGAAAATTCTTTCCTACAGGGAGCTGAAATCCACCTCCATCGAACTTTCAACATCTGCCTGTCACTCGGCTGCACCTTCCATTCATTATAAACTTATTTTACCATGTAGGGGAATCCACCCTCCACCTCTGACCGCTCAAGGGGCTGAGATTTCTTTGCCCACTGAGATTTTCTGGGGGTTTCCCCGAGACCCAAAAAAACATTCCCTGGCCCTAGAGGGCCCTCTGAAGGGGCAACTGTCGCAGTGCCAACTCCCCTCCAATCACCTCTTTCCCCAACTTCAGGAACAATATTGTTCCTAAAGTCACAATTAAGGGACATATCCAAAAGACCaggattttaattatattaaaacttcactgtgtaaaaagaaaagaaaagaaaagaaacaaacaaacaaacaaaaaaactgcctgAAAGAGAAAACTCCGGAGTGGTGAGGGATGGGCAGggatataatttttctctttgtggCCCGCCTACCTCGGATCCTCCCTGGGACAATGGAAGCAGCAGCTTCCAGCCAGCCTGACGTGGAGGGGAGCCCCTGTCCATGTGATTTACAACTCATCGGCATGGGCTATGGCGGTTGATGCAGATGCAGAAGCAGACATTCCAGAAAAGCCAACTCTTCATCACACACAGAGTTTGGCAACAGAGCCCCTGTTTGAACCTCATTCGATAAGCATGccaaagaaaacatgtttttcttgcatttgttGTTTCCCAAAAACTTGTTTTCACTAGTTTCCCCATGTGACATGTCCTCGGATTACTCTCTCACTCACAGACCACTGGTGGCTGGAGTCACCCAGAGAGGGTGTCAACGCAAAAGAAGCTGCCTCTCCACCATCAGATGATTCCGGGTGTTACACGCCTTGTGCCTCTCACATCCCAGAAGGAAAAattccttcctgtctctctcaGGGGTCCTCAGGTGATGGGTTATCAGCCAGCAGAATTAGGATGCTGATTTGAAAAGTCACGTGTGCTCAGGTAATATCTGATTTGGTTgtgcctccccacctcccctaGAAGCCTTGTAGAGCCCCGGGTCTCTGGCTCCAGCCCATCATAACTGAGTGTCCTATTTTATTTCCAAGTTTGTAGATTCCacttgtactttcagtagagtaGTACTGATGTCTGTCAATCCCTGAGGCTctctatatgccaagcactgggttaaatgctttacatgcctcctcttatttaattctcacctcAACCCCATATGAAGGAGGTGCTATCACTCTCCATATTTTACAGAAGtaaaactgaggcttacagaggTTAGCTGACTTGACCAAGTTCACAGATAACAAGTAAGGAGGaaagctgggacttgaacccagccTCTAGATCCTACACTTAGAAACACGACACTGTAATGTCTCCCTGACTAATTGTGCTGAGGGATCAGTGGAGCTGGGGAGCCCTGAGGTTGGGGCAAGCGCCCAAGCAGGGTTAGCTCCAGGGCAGATGGAGAGCGTAGCACCCACTCCCAACTCCCACTGGGCAGGGAGGAGCTGTAACAGACCCTACTCGGTTTATCTTTGGGTCTGCAATTCCCAGACTTTGCTTAGGGCTGTGGCTCCACCCTCCAGTGGAAAGCTGAAATACAAGCCCAGTTTCTGGCAGGGAGCACGTATTAGGCCACTTTCACTCCTCCACATGAGAACCCGCCATGGTTTCCAGGAACAGCTCAGCTTAGCAAATCCCTGAGAGACAAGGCTGGGAGGGCTCTGGGGCTACACGGAGAGGCCACCCCAGCTGTGATAACACAGTGAGGATAACAGTGCCTGCGGGAAATGGAGAAGTGCAGAAAGGGGTTAAGTAGGAAGGCGCAGAAACAGACTCTCTCCATCACCCTGTTATCCTGGGCCAGTCTGCTCTAGAAAGCCTACATATCCCAGGGTCACACCAAGTCTTCAGGAGGGTGTGCATCATGGAGAACATGGAGGACAAGTTGGCCATTTGGGGCAAAATGAGTCAACTGAAAATCTTGGCCAAATCGGCATGGATGTAAGCTTCTCAAGAAGCCAAAAGTCTCTTACACCTACACTTAGGGAAGATAAATTAACATGTAATGACTAAAACTCCACTGTGTCCAAAAAAAACCTCCTTGAAAGAGAAAAGTCCAGAGTGTTGTGGGGTAGGTAGGAATATTTGTCTCTCAGTGGCCCGCCTACCTTGGATCCTCCCTGGGACATGGGAAGCAGCAGCTTCCAGCCAGCCTGGAACCAGCCTGGAGCTGGGCCACCCTCTGGGCTGTGCcaacttatttaatttttgaccACTCTATGAgggtggttggttggttggttggctggttgatttttttaataaaggatgaaactgagacccagggagTGACTTGGtcaagaaaaatagtaaatagcAGAGCTAGAATTTGAATTCAGCTCCTCCAGGGTCActctaccatatagcctaggcaGTAGGGCAATAAACATCTGTGGATTAACAGAGCATTCTGGAGAAACAAATCATCTCGCCACATAATGTTAGATTTTCCACACTTCTTAGTTCCTTGGCCCCAACTCCCTAAGGAGTGCCATGAAGGGAACTGAAATCTAGGAAGAAAGTGGCTTTTCATGCCTGAgggtattttatttctgtttctgggCCTTGTATTTAATCAGCCCAAGGCTCTCTGTAACTTCCTCCTCGTGGCTCTGACTGTCCTGGCCCTAGGGAGAGGTGTTCATCTGTTTCATGGGACTCTGTCCCCAGAACACTTCAGTCGTCAATGAGACTATCACACAAGTTCCGTTCGTGACCTGGGTCAGTTCCTGTTACAATAAAACCCAGATTAGGAAACTTTCCATTCTGCAGGACAAAAAGATTTTTCAAGCCCTAGTGTATGGCCCACTTATTTTGAAAGCACGGTGAAGCATTATTAACTTAGACTTTGCAAATTCACAACTGCTGATGATGCCAGAAGTGGCTGAAATGGAGTGTACTTTAATCCAACCTTTACAAAAAACAAggcaagaaagggaaagagagagaaagaaagaaaagagttgtGTGTGGCTCTATGTGGGATGCTACAGAGATAAATGTGAGTAAGAGGTGGTCCCTATTCTCAAGGAGTTTACAATCCAATAATATTTttctaactaagaaaaaaaatttaactttctaggggaaaaaaagagggagttaataagaaaattataatagAGTCCATAAACTAGCGTAGGCAGAAAATCATATTTCCTCAGGCTTGGAAGGAATTTATAAAAGGTCAACTAATCCATCATATCTATGTTCTCACAACAAATTATTacgatttcattcattcaacattcaatcaTTTATCCATTGATTCGAGAACTATTTTTTTGCATGTTCCCTGGGTGCCAGGCCTGGAGTGAGGCACTGATTATTTGTAGAGATTTCAGAAGTTCACAGAACATGTGTGCTTccatacatgatctcattcattcgATGGTCCCCCCAACCCTACCCGATAAGATATGCTATTATTCCTGGGTCACTGCCCTCTGTAAGTACTTTCTGTGATATCCCCAAGACTTGAGTTGGTGCTGGGTGAGGACAGACAGCTCTCAAACCAACATGCCAAATCGGGTGACTCCTCTCCCTCGTCAACCCCACCTCTGTACTAGAAGGTAGCCCCATTGATTTTTGCATCAAGGGTCAGATGACAAGGAAGATGAGACTCCACCTCACCTTTTGGGAAGTGACTCATCTCTGTTCTGTGTGATTGTGACCCCACTGCCCTGGAGGATGTCCAAACTGGACATGTGTCCAGGAAATGAGAGGAAACACCTATGAAGGAAGCCCTTGCCCTTCAACCCCTGCCCAGGCCCCAAGTACAGGTGGAAGTTTCCAATGCCAAAGCCCATTACCACTGCAATGAACACCATCTTCCTCAAGTTCATATCCTGGGTCACAGCGGCAGATGAAAGAACCGTAGGTGTTGACGCAGGTTTGCACGCAGGGGTTCTCGGTGGCACACTCGTTCACATCTGTGGAAAGCCAAGGCACATTGCTGACTGTCCTCCCAACAGAACAGCCACAATAACTAGGCAGAAAAAGCACCAGCAACGAAATCTACCACCACCAGGAGACCAGAGTCGCAGGTACCAAGGCTCTCCACCCAGGACCTTTGGGAGCACGATCTCAGATCCAAAAGTGTTCACTTTAGGACTGCGGCCTCCATCCATATGTCCCTTCTGGGGTCAAAAGTCAGGCAAGGTGGAAACCATATGTATACACatgatatacacatatacacatatacacccGCTAGTAAATCTATGCTTCAAtgcccccgcccccccaccagGAATTTCCAGGCAATACCTGCTCCTTCCATCACCGGTTGCATTCCATCAGTGAACACCCCTCACCCTCACTGACTTGGAAGTTTCAGGTTAACAAATAACCATGATGattctaataatatatttattatgcatAAATAACTTTGCTCATTAGGAAAGGATCTTGCACTCACTTAATCCTTACAACGAGGACCATTGCCCCACTTTAGAGGTTAAGTAGGTTAAGGAGAATACCACCAAGGGACACAAGGAGTAATGGGAAATCCATTATcttgagtgtggtggtggtggtttcatGCGGGTACATGTatgtcaaaattaataaaatcatggTGCAGTTTATTATACACTGATTATGCATCAATAAGATTGTTTAAGCATTTTTgaaggaccaggcacagtggctcatgcctgtaatcccagcactttgggaggctgaggcaggtggatcgcttgagcccaggagtttgagaccagcctgggtaacatagtgggaccccatctcttcaaaaaatttaaaaactagccaggtgatGTGGCACacgcctgaggtcccagctacccgggaggctgaggagggagaatcacttgagcctgggagattgaggctgcagtgagctgggtgacagagtgagaccctgtctcaaaaaaaaaaaaaaaaaaaaaaaaattataggccgggtgcagtggctcacacctgcaatcccagcactttgggaggccaaggcaggtggattacctgaggtcaggcactcgagaccagcctgtccaacatggtgaagtcccatctctactaaaaaaatataaaaaaattagccaggcatggtaacaggtgcctgtaatcccagctactcaggaggctgagacaagggagtcgcttgaaccccagaggcagaggttgcagtgagctgagattacaccactgcactccagcctggttgacagagccagactctgtctcaaaaaaaaaaaaaaaaaaatacacacacacacacacccccccccctcccacacacacacatacatacatatacatataattgtTTTTGAAGATTGAGAGGTGTACCCAAGTCCACCAGCTAACAAGGACACAATGGGAACTGGAACATGAGTCAGGGGTCTTTCCACAAAAACCAAAATTCATTCTGCACAGCTCATggtgtggggagggcagggaagAGCCCCTTTCCCACTGGCATTGGCTGACCCATTGTAAGCACCATCTCACAATGCTCCATACACCAATGGCCAAAGTTCCAGCTGAgagattttctttcctcttcccaagTCCAGGTAAACCTCTTAGGCCTCTGAAAAGAGACGTCAGTGTTTTCAGAGCTAAAAGCCTTCACGGTGAGCAGACTGAGAGGCTTTTCTTAAAGGGGAGGCTAATCCCATGGCCACAAAGTTCCTGCCTCCTGGCATCTCTGGAGCTCTCagggagaaaacaaataaatgaacagcTGTAGAGAGAGGGTCTAGCAAGACGCTGGTCCCCACCAGTGCCCGTGGGAGGTTGGGGTTTCCCCACTGGGGACAGGAGGGGTAGGAAAATCTCCACTGTGCT
The genomic region above belongs to Pongo pygmaeus isolate AG05252 chromosome 15, NHGRI_mPonPyg2-v2.0_pri, whole genome shotgun sequence and contains:
- the FBLN5 gene encoding fibulin-5 isoform X6 translates to MMCVNQNGGYLCIPRTNPVYRGPYSNPYSTPYSGPYPAAAPPLSAPNYPTISRPLICRFGYQMDESNQCVDVDECATDSHQCNPTQICINTEGGYTCSCTDGYWLLEGQCLDIDECRYGYCQQLCANVPGSYSCTCNPGFTLNEDGRSCQDVNECATENPCVQTCVNTYGSFICRCDPGYELEEDGVHCSDMDECSFSEFLCQHECVNQPGTYFCSCPPGYILLDDNRSCQAHLNLDQPHSKYSVATYGLWLPYWIVQLCSKIQPTPPPHIWPGQQCPASASCLPCISDINECEHRNHTCNLQQTCYNLQGGFKCIDPIRCEEPYLRISDNRCMCPAENPGCRDQPFTILYRDMDVVSGRSVPADIFQMQATTRYPGAYYIFQIKSGNEGREFYMRQTGPISATLVMTRPIKGPREIQLDLEMITVNTVINFRGSSVIRLRIYVSQYPF